A single window of Bufo bufo chromosome 10, aBufBuf1.1, whole genome shotgun sequence DNA harbors:
- the SDHAF2 gene encoding succinate dehydrogenase assembly factor 2, mitochondrial: MVGFLFSSTSGARGHPVTSQKRLYRMLAVGVRARSALLSSVFIRHAPRWMTTADTGGDAAEIQLPVWKERKNEKTEVKRARLLYESRKRGMLENCLLLSLFAKKYLNTMTEAQMSQYDRLINEPSNDWDIYYWITGAQEPPEEFNSEIMDLLKEFAKNRDKEQRLRQPDLEYLFKEAQ; this comes from the exons ATGGTGGGGTTCCTGTTCTCATCCACTTCCGGGGCTCGGGGTCATCCGGTGACGTCACAGAAGCGCTTGTACAGGATGCTGGCTGTAGGGGTCAGAGCCAGG AGCGCACTTCTCTCATCTGTGTTTATTCGCCATGCACCACGGTGGATGACAACTGCTGACACAGGGGGGGATGCGGCAGAGATCCAATTGCCTGTGTGGAAGGagcgcaaaaacgaaaaaacagAAGTAAAGAGAGCGCGACTGTTGTATGAGAGCCGGAAGAGAGGCATGCTGGAGAACTGCCTGCTGCTCAG CCTGTTTGCCAAAAAATATCTCAACACCATGACAGAGGCGCAGATGTCACAGTACGACCGCCTTATCAACGAGCCTAGCAACGACTGGGATATCTACTACTGGATCACAG GGGCCCAGGAACCGCCAGAGGAGTTCAACAGCGAGATCATGGATTTGCTAAAGGAATTTGCCAAGAACCGAGATAAGGAGCAACGTCTGAGGCAGCCAGACCTGGAGTACTTATTTAAGGAGGCGCAGTAA